Proteins encoded together in one Olsenella timonensis window:
- a CDS encoding ABC transporter ATP-binding protein: MSDQTERDAIPAPERETGGEELEVPTDALGTVRRLWGAAAGQRWRLVVAAVCSVLYVAGSLSATAYSAHLVDLLWANIQAAFAEGESFVVAIGNGGEQILVFLGIWTAAWLFYTVQVLVMASFAERLNLGLRERIAEKCARLPLSYYDAHQPGDTISRATNDLDKVSEVLQRGLLQLLIAVTMVGGAIVMMATYDLVLTCVFVAFALVASVATKIVTAATLKVAAARQAALGELTGRVEEAYSGRAVIKAFGREEASTTDVREAAERLAETSATADFVTNAIAPAIRFLMRLCQVTVGLLAGGMLVMGQISVGVFQAFFQYVMQASEPLTQLSLTVNMLQGALAAAERVFRLLDEAEVVCDPASPAALPDPVRGRVAFEHVRFGYAPDAPLMRDVSLVAEPGQKVAIVGATGAGKTTLINLLMRFYEVDGGRITLDGVDTRDLTRADLRRQFGMVLQDAWLFEGTIAENIAYGKVGATREEVEAAARAAHVDFFVRTLPHGYDTMLANDAENISQGQRQLLTIARAMLTDPAILILDEATSSVDTRTEQAIVRAMEAIMENRTSFVIAHRLSTVVDADLILVMDHGTIIEQGTHAELMAAGGAYAELYRSQFA; this comes from the coding sequence ATGAGTGACCAGACCGAGAGGGACGCCATCCCCGCGCCCGAGCGCGAGACGGGCGGTGAGGAGCTGGAGGTGCCGACGGACGCCCTCGGGACCGTGCGGCGCCTGTGGGGCGCCGCCGCCGGGCAGCGCTGGAGGCTCGTCGTTGCGGCGGTGTGCTCGGTGCTCTACGTCGCCGGATCGCTCTCCGCCACCGCCTACAGCGCGCATCTGGTCGATCTGCTCTGGGCCAACATCCAGGCCGCCTTCGCGGAGGGGGAGAGCTTCGTCGTGGCGATCGGCAACGGCGGCGAGCAGATCCTCGTGTTCCTGGGAATCTGGACCGCGGCCTGGCTCTTCTACACGGTTCAGGTGCTCGTCATGGCGAGCTTCGCGGAGCGGCTGAACCTGGGCCTGCGCGAGCGCATCGCCGAGAAGTGCGCGCGGCTTCCGCTGTCCTACTACGACGCCCACCAGCCCGGCGACACCATCTCCCGCGCCACCAACGACCTCGACAAGGTCTCAGAGGTGCTGCAGCGCGGCCTGCTCCAGCTCCTCATCGCCGTCACCATGGTGGGCGGCGCCATCGTGATGATGGCGACCTACGACCTCGTGCTGACGTGCGTCTTCGTTGCCTTTGCGCTGGTCGCGAGCGTGGCGACCAAGATCGTGACGGCGGCGACGCTCAAGGTCGCCGCGGCCCGCCAGGCGGCGCTCGGCGAGCTCACCGGTCGCGTCGAGGAGGCGTACTCCGGCCGCGCCGTCATCAAGGCGTTCGGGAGGGAGGAGGCGAGCACGACCGACGTGCGCGAGGCGGCCGAGCGCCTCGCCGAGACGAGTGCCACCGCCGACTTCGTGACCAACGCCATCGCGCCCGCCATCCGGTTCCTGATGCGGCTGTGCCAGGTGACGGTGGGGCTTCTCGCCGGCGGCATGCTCGTCATGGGGCAGATCTCCGTGGGCGTGTTCCAGGCGTTCTTCCAGTACGTGATGCAGGCATCCGAGCCCCTCACCCAGCTCTCGCTCACGGTGAACATGCTGCAGGGCGCGCTCGCCGCGGCAGAGCGCGTGTTCCGCCTGCTCGACGAAGCCGAGGTCGTCTGCGACCCGGCGTCTCCCGCGGCCCTGCCGGACCCGGTGCGGGGCCGGGTCGCCTTCGAGCACGTGCGCTTTGGCTACGCGCCCGACGCCCCGCTCATGCGCGACGTGTCGCTCGTCGCCGAGCCGGGCCAGAAGGTCGCCATCGTCGGCGCCACCGGCGCCGGCAAGACGACCCTCATCAACCTGCTCATGCGCTTCTACGAGGTGGACGGCGGCCGCATCACGCTCGACGGCGTTGACACCCGCGACCTCACCCGTGCCGACCTGCGCCGGCAGTTTGGCATGGTGCTCCAGGACGCGTGGCTCTTCGAGGGCACGATCGCCGAGAACATCGCCTACGGCAAGGTGGGCGCCACGCGCGAGGAGGTGGAGGCCGCCGCGCGCGCCGCCCACGTCGACTTCTTCGTGCGCACGCTGCCCCACGGCTACGACACGATGCTCGCCAACGACGCCGAGAACATCTCCCAGGGCCAGCGCCAGCTGCTCACGATCGCCCGCGCCATGCTCACCGACCCCGCCATACTCATCCTCGACGAGGCGACCTCGAGCGTTGACACCCGCACCGAGCAGGCCATCGTCCGGGCGATGGAGGCGATCATGGAGAATCGCACGAGCTTCGTCATCGCGCACCGGCTCTCCACGGTCGTCGACGCCGACCTGATCCTCGTGATGGACCACGGCACGATCATCGAGCAGGGAACGCACGCCGAGCTCATGGCCGCGGGCGGCGCCTACGCCGAGCTCTATCGCAGCCAGTTCGCGTAG